The nucleotide sequence GGACATGGTGTCCACGCTGGCCTTGCCGTCCTGCGTGGAGTGCTCCACGTGGTCGGGCAGGAACTGCCGCACGATCGACTGGATCTCCCGGTCCAGGGTGGCGGAGAACATCAGCCGCTGCCCGTCCGCCGGGGTGGCGCTGAGCAGGGCCTTGACCTCGGGCAGGAAGCCCAGGTCGGTCATCTGGTCGGCCTCGTCCAGCGCGGTCATCTCGATGGCGTCGAGGATGCAGGTGCCCTGGCGCAGGTGGTCGCCGAGGCGGCCGGGGGTGGCGACCAGGATGTCCACGCCGCGGCGCAGCTGGTCGGCCTGGCGGCCGAAGGGGGTGCCACCGACGGCGGGCTTGACGCTCAGGCCCAGCGCGTCGGCGTAGGGCTGCAGGGAGTCGACCACCTGGAAGGCGAGCTCACGGGTGGGGACCAGCACCAGGGCGCGGGGCCGCTTGGCCTGTGCGCGGCTGGCGTTGGGGCCGTAGGCGAGCCGGTTGAGCATTGGCAGCCCGAAGGCCAGCGTCTTGCCGGAGCCGGTCTGCGCGCGGCCGAGCACGTTCTTGCCGGCGAGCAGGTCGGGGATCGCCGCCGCCTGGATGGGGGACGGGGCGGTGATGCCCGTCTTCGCCAGGGCGTTCACCAGGGCGTCGGGAAGGCCGAGGGCGCCGAACGTGGTCGGCTCGCTCTCGGCGGACTCGTCGTTGGCGGGGGTATTCAGGACAGCCTGAGACACGGAAGAACCTCTCCGGGACAGCGGCGCGTCGCGGAGCGGGAGCTGTCATGCAGCACGCAGTGAGACGAGCCAGACACACGCTCATCTTCGCCAGCTTGGGCGGGACTGTGTGCCGGTGGATTGATCTGTCGCGAGTGCGACTGAACTGACAGTACGGCACACCGCGGGATGTACCCGCATCCCGCGGTGTGACGTCCCCGACTATTCGGGCGAGACGGACGTCTTGGTGCCTACTGCCCAGGCGGGACGTCGGCGGCGGTGGCGGTGTTGGACGTGCCGGGTGCCTCGGCCCCGGGCTGACCCTGGTCGAGGACGCGACGGTCCTCCTCCCACATGGCTTCCTGCCGGGCGGGCTCCTCGCGCAGGATGGCGCTGTTCATCCACTCGCGCGGGATGGCGAAGCCGTCCACCAGGGTGGTCGCGTAGGGGCGGATCTCCTTGCACAGCTGGTTGACCGTGGCGGTGACGGCCTTGCTGCGCGCGGCGTTCATCCGGCCGTGCTCCAGGAACCAGCCCTTGTCGGCCTCGATGGTGTGCAGCGCGTAGAGGTCGCACACCCGCTCCAGCAGAGCGCGGGCCTCCGGGTCGGTGCAGCGGTCGATGCCGGTGATGAAGGCCTCCAGCACCACCCGCTCCACGTGCACGTGGGCGGTGCGCAGCACGTGGTCCTGGGCGTCGTTGAACACCTCGAAGGCGTCGGCGTCCTCGTCGCCGGCGCGGCGCAGCCGGTTGGCCGCGCCCTCCAGCACGTGCTTCTCGCGGTCCTCGAACATGTGCAGCTGCCAGTCGCGGTCGCGGACCGAGGCCTCTTCGTCGTTGCCGGGGACGGCGTCGACGAGGCGCTGCACCAGGCGGCGGGCCGCGGTGCGCTCGAGCACCTGGTCCACCACCATGTTCGCGGCGAACTGTGCCTTGCCCCAGCCGGAGAGGTCGCCGAAGTCGTCGGCGTAGCCGGTGAGCAGGCCCTTGGCCACCAGCTGCATGAGCACGGTGTTGTCGCCCTCGAACGTGGTGAACACGTCGATGTCGGACTTCAGCAGCGGCAGCTGGTTCTCCGCCAGGTAGCCGGCACCGCCGCAGGCCTCGCGGCAGGTCTGGATGGTCTGGTTCGCGTGCCAGGTGTTGGTGGCCTTGAGGCCGGCGGCCAGCGACTCCAGCTCGCGCTTGACCTCCGGCTCGGCGTCGTCCCCGGCGGTGAGGACGTCGTGCATCATCGCCGTCAGCTCTTCCTGGGCGAAGTGCAGCGCGTAGGTCTTGGCCAGCGCGGGCAGCAGCTTCCGCTGGTGGGCCAGGTAGTCCAGGATGACGATCTCCCGGTCGCGGCCGGGGGCGCTGAACTGGCGACGGGTCTCGCCGTAGCGCACCGCGATGTCCAGGGCGACCTTGGCCGCGCTGCCCGAGGCGCCACCGACGCTGACGCGCCCGCGCACCAGGGTGCCGAGCATGGTGAAGAAGCGGCCGGTCTCGCTCTCGATGGGCGAGGTGTACCCGCCGTCCTCGGCGACCTGCCCGTAGCGGTTGAGCAGCGCGCTGCGGGGGACCTTGACGTGGTCGAAGGAGAGGCGGCCGTTGTCCACACCGGCCAGGCCCTCCTTGTAGCCGTCGTCGGTGATGGTGACGCCGGGTGCGGGGTTGCCCTCCTTGTCGCGGATTGGCACGGCCCAGGCGTGCACGCCGCGGGGCTTGCCCTGGGTGACCAGCTGGGCGAAGACCACAGCCATCTGCCCGTCCCGGGCGGCGTTGCCGATGTAGTCCTTGCGCGCGGCCTCGTGCGGGGTGTGCAGGTCGAAGGTCTGGGTCTGCGGGTCGTAGGTGCAGGTGGTGCGCAGCTGCTGCACGTCCGAGCCGTGGCCGGTCTCGGTCATCGCGAAGCAGCCGGGCAGCTCCATGCTGATGATGTCGGGCACCAGGGCCGCGTGGTGCTCGTCGGTGCCCAGTGCCTGCACGGCGCCGCCGAAGAGGCCCCACTGCACGCCGACCTTGACCATCAGCGACAGGTTGGTCATCGCGACCATCTCGATGGAGGCCACCGAGCCACCCAGGTCGTCACCGCCGCCGTGCTCCTTGCTGAAGCCCAGCGCGGTCTGGCCGGTCTTGGCCAGGTCGCGGGCGAGCGCGGTGGTGCGGGTGCGGGCGGCCTCGATGTCCTCGCCGTAGACCGGGGCCCACTTGGTGCCGGTGAGGTGGGTGCGCGCCTGCTGGCGGACGTGGGCCCAGCGGCCGTCGAGGACGTCGCGCAGCGCGTCCGGGTCGACGTGCTCCGGAAGGGGAGCTCCGGTGGTGTCAGCGGCAGTGCTCACGTGTCCTCCTGTGGCGCGGGTGGGTTGTCCGGAGCCTAGTCAGACGGCGGTCCGGGCAGCGCCGTCGCCTCGCCCCGCGAGGGTGCCCCGAGCACCACCGGCAGCTGCTGCCAGCCGCGCAGCACGCGGGTGTGCCGCCGGGCCCCGGGAGCGCCGAGCTGCAGGTCGGGGAAGCGCTCGAACAGCGCACGCAGCCCGATCTCCCCCTCCATCCGCGCCAGCGAGGCACCCAGGCAGAAGTGCCGGCCGCCGGAGAACGACAGGTGCTCACGGGCGTTGGACCGAGCCACGTCGAAGGTGTGCGGGTCGGTGAACACCGCCGGGTCGCGGTTGGCCCCGCCGAGCAGGGTCACCACCCGCTGGCCCGCGGGCACCGCCATCCCGGCCACCTCGGTGTCGCGCACCGCGCTGCGGGCGGTCAGCTGCACGGGGGACTCCATCCGCAGCACCTCCTCCACGGCGTTGCCCCACAGGCTCGGGTCGGTGCGCAGCACGGCCACCTGGTCGGGGTGGCGCAGCAGCAGCTCCACGCCGCTGCTGAGCAGGTTCACGGTGGTCTCGAAGCCGGCGGCCAGCAGCAGCCCGGCGGTGGCCCGCAGCTCGGTCTCGCTCAGGCGCTCGCCGTCGTCGGTCAGGGTGACCAGCTGGCTGAGCAGGTCGTCGCCGGGGTCGCGGCGCAGCCGCTGCAGGTGCCGGCCGAGCCAGGCGTCGAAGGCGCGCAGCGAGGCG is from Rhodococcus sp. X156 and encodes:
- a CDS encoding acyl-CoA dehydrogenase, which codes for MSTAADTTGAPLPEHVDPDALRDVLDGRWAHVRQQARTHLTGTKWAPVYGEDIEAARTRTTALARDLAKTGQTALGFSKEHGGGDDLGGSVASIEMVAMTNLSLMVKVGVQWGLFGGAVQALGTDEHHAALVPDIISMELPGCFAMTETGHGSDVQQLRTTCTYDPQTQTFDLHTPHEAARKDYIGNAARDGQMAVVFAQLVTQGKPRGVHAWAVPIRDKEGNPAPGVTITDDGYKEGLAGVDNGRLSFDHVKVPRSALLNRYGQVAEDGGYTSPIESETGRFFTMLGTLVRGRVSVGGASGSAAKVALDIAVRYGETRRQFSAPGRDREIVILDYLAHQRKLLPALAKTYALHFAQEELTAMMHDVLTAGDDAEPEVKRELESLAAGLKATNTWHANQTIQTCREACGGAGYLAENQLPLLKSDIDVFTTFEGDNTVLMQLVAKGLLTGYADDFGDLSGWGKAQFAANMVVDQVLERTAARRLVQRLVDAVPGNDEEASVRDRDWQLHMFEDREKHVLEGAANRLRRAGDEDADAFEVFNDAQDHVLRTAHVHVERVVLEAFITGIDRCTDPEARALLERVCDLYALHTIEADKGWFLEHGRMNAARSKAVTATVNQLCKEIRPYATTLVDGFAIPREWMNSAILREEPARQEAMWEEDRRVLDQGQPGAEAPGTSNTATAADVPPGQ
- a CDS encoding cytochrome P450, translated to MRSTVRWALQHGLPRALMRRAAAGGDLQARLLADPTTAAAEDPFLLHDEVRAQGPVIRGRLTYLTATHSVVRDVLRSDDFRAGNISAVFPWPLNRLNDWAQDARILHPIEPPSLLAVEPPEHTRYRRQVSRVFTARAVEALRPQVQALADGLLDDLLAAGPTSEIDLVADYATLLPVAVIAEILGVPAAERAEVLGYGAGAAPSLDMGLPWREFRHVDASLRAFDAWLGRHLQRLRRDPGDDLLSQLVTLTDDGERLSETELRATAGLLLAAGFETTVNLLSSGVELLLRHPDQVAVLRTDPSLWGNAVEEVLRMESPVQLTARSAVRDTEVAGMAVPAGQRVVTLLGGANRDPAVFTDPHTFDVARSNAREHLSFSGGRHFCLGASLARMEGEIGLRALFERFPDLQLGAPGARRHTRVLRGWQQLPVVLGAPSRGEATALPGPPSD